A genomic stretch from Pirellulales bacterium includes:
- a CDS encoding glycosyltransferase: protein MANEPLITFMIATRNRVEELRKTLENCEAQLWPAMEILVVDDASTDGTYEMVRSRFSQVNIVRREKNVGSIVARNDILRRARGKYIIALDDDSRLVDADACRRIVERMEREPDLGIISLQVIGPEHPERMQDSGRLRGEWHCNSYAACGAVIRRAMLEKTGLFPEFFFHTYEEPDLCLRAWDAGYRVLQWNEILVYHEFSALNRNEQRNHRRHARNEACSAIMRYPLYLVIPVLVVRLFGQFCYAWQRGWAWQEPRVWWDVLLCLPAALAQRRPVDANGIKIWLSVNRERIVDPRLIARLRTQSWWKIISSHKWNRDSRHNESRSSDSNTTYVSEAGQRLTF from the coding sequence ATGGCTAACGAACCACTGATCACATTTATGATTGCCACACGGAATCGTGTGGAAGAATTGCGTAAGACTCTTGAAAATTGTGAAGCTCAACTGTGGCCAGCCATGGAAATCTTGGTGGTTGACGACGCATCGACGGATGGCACCTACGAAATGGTGCGCAGTCGTTTTTCCCAGGTGAATATTGTGCGTCGCGAAAAAAATGTCGGCTCGATCGTCGCGCGCAATGATATTCTGCGGCGCGCCCGCGGCAAATACATCATCGCGCTGGACGACGACAGCCGGCTAGTCGACGCGGATGCATGCCGAAGAATAGTGGAACGAATGGAACGTGAGCCAGACCTAGGCATCATTTCGCTGCAGGTGATCGGACCGGAGCATCCAGAACGGATGCAGGATTCCGGTCGCTTGCGCGGCGAATGGCATTGCAATTCATACGCTGCATGTGGCGCGGTAATTCGGCGAGCCATGCTTGAGAAAACAGGGCTCTTTCCCGAATTTTTCTTTCATACCTATGAAGAGCCTGACCTTTGCTTGCGGGCCTGGGATGCAGGATATCGTGTCCTGCAGTGGAACGAGATATTGGTCTATCACGAGTTCTCGGCACTGAACAGAAACGAACAACGTAACCATCGGCGTCACGCCCGGAATGAAGCCTGCAGCGCGATCATGCGTTACCCTTTGTATTTGGTGATTCCTGTGCTCGTTGTGCGTTTGTTTGGACAGTTCTGCTATGCGTGGCAACGTGGCTGGGCATGGCAAGAACCGCGAGTGTGGTGGGACGTGTTGCTGTGCCTGCCCGCGGCACTGGCCCAACGCCGGCCGGTAGACGCAAACGGCATTAAGATATGGCTCTCAGTAAATCGCGAGCGGATCGTTGACCCTCGTTTGATTGCTCGCTTGAGGACGCAAAGTTGGTGGAAGATTATATCGAGCCATAAATGGAATCGGGATTCACGTCATAATGAATCGCGTTCGTCTGATTCGAATACGACCTATGTTAGCGAAGCCGGTCAACGACTTACCTTTTGA
- a CDS encoding acyltransferase → MPAPNGLDNAVHDPSNTWKSASDRMVNFMLRLPSAVRMRWRILWFRVVGVKIVGKCWLQRVEIPRNPWDVHLENVALDNHVVLLTTGDRTDTPRIVIRHGTYINRFTMIDASERIEIGKHCMIGPYCYITDHDHGFQSDGPIQSQRLVSKPVCIGDDVWIGAGARILKGVTIGKGAVIGAGAVVTRDVTPNAKMAGVPAREIGARG, encoded by the coding sequence GTGCCAGCACCTAATGGACTTGACAACGCCGTTCACGACCCAAGCAATACCTGGAAATCAGCCAGTGACCGGATGGTCAATTTCATGCTTCGCCTTCCGAGCGCCGTTAGGATGCGTTGGCGAATTTTATGGTTTAGGGTGGTGGGCGTCAAAATCGTGGGTAAGTGCTGGCTGCAGCGCGTGGAAATTCCGCGAAATCCTTGGGATGTGCACCTTGAAAACGTCGCATTGGATAATCATGTTGTGCTGCTTACAACCGGGGATCGAACGGATACACCGCGAATTGTGATTCGGCATGGAACATATATCAATCGATTTACAATGATCGACGCCTCCGAGCGTATAGAAATTGGCAAGCACTGCATGATCGGCCCGTATTGCTATATCACCGACCATGATCACGGATTCCAAAGTGACGGACCGATCCAATCGCAACGCTTGGTCAGCAAGCCTGTGTGCATCGGCGACGACGTATGGATTGGCGCCGGCGCGCGCATTCTTAAAGGAGTGACGATTGGGAAGGGCGCTGTGATCGGAGCTGGAGCAGTGGTAACCCGAGATGTGACCCCCAATGCGAAAATGGCCGGCGTTCCGGCACGAGAGATTGGCGCCCGAGGGTAG